TTACTGATCATCGTGGCCATCTATTTGGTCGTACTCAATAAGGTCAAGATCTTTATATTTAAGCTCCGGGGCCCTTTTAAACTTATCAATGTCTAGAGTAATCTAATTCGCAATAATATGCTCAATAGAAGTACTTTTCGTGATATCTTTTAGGGTTGAATATTTCTAAGAATTGAGTACAGACCCATGCCAAAATACCGTTCCCATACATCAACTCATGGTCGCAATATGGCTGGAGCCCGTTCACTTTGGCGCGCTACAGGCATGAAAGACGGTGACTTTGATAAACCCATAATCGCCATTGCAAACTCCTTTACACAATTTGTCCCAGGGCATGTGCATTTAAAAGATTTAGGTCAATTGGTGGCGCGCGAAATTGAGCGCTCAGGAGGGGTGGCTAAGGAATTTAACACGATCGCCGTGGATGATGGTATTGCCATGGGCCATGATGGCATGCTCTATAGTCTACCCAGTCGAGAACTTATCGCTGACAGTGTTGAATATATGGTGAACGCCCACTGTGCTGATGCTCTCGTGTGTATTTCGAATTGCGACAAAATTACACCGGGCATGTTAATGGCTGCTATGCGCCTTAACATCCCTGTAATTTTTGTATCAGGTGGTCCAATGGAAGCAGGGCGAGTACGTCTTGCCAATCCAACGACCAATACCGTTGAAATCAAAAAACTTGATTTAATAGACGCTATGGTGATGGCCGCTGACAGTCAAGTCTCTGATGCACAATTGGCTGAGGTGGAACGCTCTGCCTGTCCAACTTGTGGATCATGTTCTGGTATGTTCACTGCTAATTCAATGAACTGTCTCACAGAAGCGTTGGGATTATCTTTCCCTGGAAATGGGACGGTGGTTGCTACCCATGCTGACCGTGAACAACTTTTCAATAGAGCGGGGCAGCATATTGTAGAACTCGCTAAGCGTTACTATGAACAAGAAGATAATACAGTTCTTCCACGATCAATTGGATTTAAGGCGTTTGAAAACGCTATTGCACTAGATATCGCTATGGGTGGTTCTACTAATACCATTTTACATTTGCTGGCCATTGCTCAAGAAGCACAAATTCCATTTACCATGGCAGATATTGATCGTATGTCTAGAGTGGTCCCACAACTTTGTAAGGTGGCGCCTAATACCAATAAATACCACA
This sequence is a window from Ferrovum sp. JA12. Protein-coding genes within it:
- the ilvD gene encoding dihydroxy-acid dehydratase — its product is MPKYRSHTSTHGRNMAGARSLWRATGMKDGDFDKPIIAIANSFTQFVPGHVHLKDLGQLVAREIERSGGVAKEFNTIAVDDGIAMGHDGMLYSLPSRELIADSVEYMVNAHCADALVCISNCDKITPGMLMAAMRLNIPVIFVSGGPMEAGRVRLANPTTNTVEIKKLDLIDAMVMAADSQVSDAQLAEVERSACPTCGSCSGMFTANSMNCLTEALGLSFPGNGTVVATHADREQLFNRAGQHIVELAKRYYEQEDNTVLPRSIGFKAFENAIALDIAMGGSTNTILHLLAIAQEAQIPFTMADIDRMSRVVPQLCKVAPNTNKYHIEDVHRAGGIMAILAELNRAGKLHTDVPTIHATTMGEALKEWDIMGHVSEAVQTFYKAGPAGIPSQVAFSQNTRWPVLDTDRAQGCIRSVEHAFSSEGGLAVLSGNIALDGCVVKTAGVDDSLLVFEGPAHVVESQEEAVENILNDKVKAGDVVVVRYEGPKGGPGMQEMLYPTSYIKSKGLGKACALLTDGRFSGGTSGLSIGHCSPEAAAGGAIGLVRNGDRIRIDIPQRSIHVLVSDDELNQRRIEQNQLGWKPVKPRPRKVSTALKVYAKFATSADKGAVRDTSDFED